The DNA region gttcgtgcaccCAGACGAAGACCCACGTCATCGACCaagagcgcgccacgtgcccagcgtcctttggttcggcgattcggacaggatcaggctGCATCTGTTGCTGGTGCTTGAATTCTATATTCAACGATTGGTCAATACTCTTTTGATCTTAGAAAATTTTCCATCAGCATACTTCAATGGTCATGGTGACCATCAAAACGTGGAATCGCAGGTTGCACAAAATTATTGTCATACACCATTGAGTCTTATTGCTACAAGATGAAAGCTGCTGCTTctttgtggctctgataccactgatgCAATggcgaggaagaagaaaaagagatgtATTGGCACGGAAAAGCAAAAGAGATGTATTGGAATGGAAATACACTGCTTGTTGATGAAGAAATTGAGCCTATAAATAGAGCACAGATCTCCTGGATCACTTTTTTGTGATCCAGGGGATGTGCCACTTGTATTTGCGGCTGGATCGCGATCGCGATTCAGCTGCAAATGATTGTGATCCCTTCCTGGGTTCACCGTCCTCATCAGATTATAGTTTTTGTTTACAGCGGGTGGTCGGAGGTCGCCCGAAGGCCTCCAGTGGTGGATAAGTGACCAGGTTACTAGGTGCCGAGCGAGGGTGTCCTCCAGGCGGCCTCCGACTGCCTGCTCCGAATAAAAATTATAACCTGGTGGGAATGGTGAATCCAGGAAGGGATCACAACCATTTACGGCCAGATCGCGATCATGATCCGACCTCAAATGCGAGTGACACATCCCCTGGACCACCCTCCTATAAATAGGCTTTACATGGGGACTTTTCAAACTCTATCTCCTATAAAGTAGGATCAATAGATAAGAATCAAAAGACTCGGACAAATTAAAATGGCTAACACCTAAAGACTTGGACAATGGATAAAActttcaataaaaaaatattttaaatcttaacaGTCCATCACTCAAATTAAGTGATTATAATCGTTGAGACTAAATTAATGGAGAGATTATTGAGATGAGCCTGCAATagacatttttttaaaatcatctcCTACAgtaggtattttttttaaatttttgatgggTTCACTGGTTGAGCCGCCTAACCCGCAACCCGTCTTGGATTGAGTCGGATTGGGAATTTTCCAATCCGCCAAGATGACGGATCAAACCACCTCGCCAAATAATTGACTCGCCACGGACCGACCTGTGCTACTATGAGTTAACCCATCTGACGACTCTATTAATCAATACCTACATATTTCCTTTCATACAAGCTCCAACTTACAATATACCTTATATTTCATAATTCATTTAACTCGAGGTTATAACAAagttataataaataaaaacttattttatatatatatatacacacacgagCATGCtaccttaaaaatatttatatttaacatTGTTGAGGAACAAATagatatgtttttttatttaagatgcataaattttaatttttttaatcaatataaAGTAAATTTATCGATCAAATTAGAATAAACTCAAGACCTAAAATTAATTTTCGTCAGATTAATTAGATGgaccaaaaattatataaaaaaaataactatgAATGAATTTCTAAATCCATTTGTCTATTTGGTAAacaaaagaaagggaaaggaaaacaATTTCATGCTAACATTTCATCTTTGATTACGGAGTACATTGAAGAAAGTTTTCCATCGAAATCTTTCCATAATTCCGTCTCCCAAGTAAACATAACATTAGTAAAAAAACAAATGAGCAAGTTCCAAGGTGAGGCTGCAGAGCTGCTCTTGATCCTTGTCATCGGCCTTCAGCGGCGACGGCATCGACAACGTAAAACTTAATTCTGCGAACGTATCCTCACAGGTGCTCGGCGCATCAAAGCAGGCGCTGACGGCGCTCATGGCGTCGCCCTTGCGGCTCTCTTTGATGGCGCTCCACGCGTTGTTGAGGTCACGGATCAGGACTTCGTATAGCTTGCTGCAGATCGATAGGCACATCCTCTCTTCCTTGCCCTGCGAGCTCTTCAGCAGCGTCTGGATCTTAGCAAAGACCTCCACCGCCTTGTCGGAGGACAGGTTGGTGGCGATGACGGCCAGGCCACGAAGGTCGGCGGTGGCGCTTGTAGGATCCGACTGCAACGTTTTCACACAGAAGTCGTAGTCGGTGTATAAGGAGACGGCCTTGCAGGTGGACTCCACCGTAGCGTGCGCAGCGGGCGAGAGGATGAGAAGGACGGCAGCGAGCACGAGCAGATCAGTAGGCCTCATCGTCGTCTTTGATTAATCACTAATTAATCGATTTGTTTTTTTTATGTCTCAAATTAGGAGCAGATCGTGCAAATTTATAGGGGTTATCTGTATAATTTTGgaaagaaattaattttctacgaaggataaataattttcacgatttcacaatctttaataatatttaatggaagaGAATATGTAGGGTATTGATCAATCCAATTTTCACTTTTTTTATCGAAAAcatcttaatttaaaaattatcaaaaaatattaaaaatagcgTTATTTTCTTTCTACCTCTCCTAACAACTTTCTAAATTCCTTCTCTCCAACTGTTATTTTTCAATGCATCTTTCGATGACCTGATATGAGAAAATATTAAGTCCACGCTGGGTCTGATATTAGATCATATTAGGCCCAGAATAGATTTGATATCGGAAAATATTAGGTTCATTATAGACCTAACCCAATGGTGAACTTGATTTGAAAAAAATATCAGACCCTTTTAATATTAGAGACTGGGGATGTATTGGAAAATAATAAGAGAGAGGATTTAGGAAGTTGActggagtgttaagaagaaaataataatattttttttaaactatttttagtaatttgaCAATTAGAATGGTTTTTTCtaaataataaataagaaaacagtaaaaaaaaacatatcagaTTTCATTTGGGGTATTTAATACAATTAGTTTGGAATGAAATTTCGTATTTTCATGTCTCATGTATTCTGTATCTATTTCtatttgatattaatttctataaaattCTCAATTCTaaaccatcattgtttaattcaagttttagaaagttttaatttttatttataatattgtGTTGAATACAGACTCTATGAAATTTAATAGACAGTTTATAATATGATGATTATAAAATATGTAGGTATTGATCAATTACATTTCATTTGGAGTATTTAATACAATT from Zingiber officinale cultivar Zhangliang chromosome 4B, Zo_v1.1, whole genome shotgun sequence includes:
- the LOC121978544 gene encoding putative invertase inhibitor, which gives rise to MRPTDLLVLAAVLLILSPAAHATVESTCKAVSLYTDYDFCVKTLQSDPTSATADLRGLAVIATNLSSDKAVEVFAKIQTLLKSSQGKEERMCLSICSKLYEVLIRDLNNAWSAIKESRKGDAMSAVSACFDAPSTCEDTFAELSFTLSMPSPLKADDKDQEQLCSLTLELAHLFFY